One Streptomyces umbrinus genomic window, GTGCGGCAAGTCCACCCTGATGAGGTCGATCGTCGGCACGCAGGCCAAGGTCACCGGCACCCTGGACGTCCTCGGTCTCCCCGCGGGCCACGCCGCACTCCGCTCCCGCATCGGTTACGTCACCCAAGCCCCCTCCGTCTACGACGACCTGACCGTCCGCCAGAACCTGGACTACTTCGCCGCGATCCTCGACTCCGGCCGCGCCGCCGCCGAACGCCGCCACGAGAACGTCACCCACGCCATCGCCGACGTGGACCTCACCTCCCACGCCGAAGCTCTCGCGGGCAACCTCTCCGGCGGCCAGCGCAGCCGCGTCTCCCTCGCCGTCGCCCTCCTCGGCACCCCCGAACTCCTCGTCCTGGACGAACCCACGGTCGGCCTCGACCCCGTACTCCGCCGCGACCTGTGGCAGCTCTTCCACACCATCGCCGCCGACCGGGGCGCCACCCTCCTCGTCTCCTCCCACG contains:
- a CDS encoding ABC transporter ATP-binding protein; this encodes MMNYSSGPPTTPQNHPAAPAVHAAALTVVRGIRQVLRGLDFEVPRGQITGLLGPSGCGKSTLMRSIVGTQAKVTGTLDVLGLPAGHAALRSRIGYVTQAPSVYDDLTVRQNLDYFAAILDSGRAAAERRHENVTHAIADVDLTSHAEALAGNLSGGQRSRVSLAVALLGTPELLVLDEPTVGLDPVLRRDLWQLFHTIAADRGATLLVSSHVMDEAERCHRLLLMREGEILADDTPDALRNQTGADTVEAAFLHLVDEAIAAGNPSRKESVR